From the genome of bacterium:
TGGGTCAAAGAGATATTTGCCAGCATTAGCTATCCCGCCACCAATTACTATTATCTCAGGGTCCAGAAAATTTATAATGCCAGTAAGTGCAGTTGCCAGATATTGGGCAGTTTCTTTCCATATTTCAATTGCGAGCATATCTCCCACTGCTGCAGCTTCATAAACAATCTTGGGTGTTACTTTCTTCATATCTCCCTCAACTAGTTTTGGAATTATGCTTTCTTTTCTCTGCATGAGTTTTTCAATGGTTCTTTTTATGATTCTATCTCTGCCAATATAACTTTCAAGGCATGCAATGCCGCCACACATACATCCTGGGCCATCCACATTTACTGGTATATGTCCGATTTCTCCTGCACTGAGTGAGCTGCCGCGATAAATTCCACCATTTATTATTATTCCTCCACCAACACCTGTTCCCAGAGTCAGGCATATGACATTTTTTGCCCCTCTTGCTGCTCCACATTTTAACTCGCCATAGGCCATGGCATTAACATCATTATCAATAAATGTTGGAATATCTAAAGCAACCTCAACATATTCCTTCATATGCACATTCTCAAATCCTTCAATATTTGTTACTCCACGGACTATTCCTTTTTCGCTATCTACAAGGCCTGGTGTTCCTATTCCAATGCCCATAATTTCTGAGTTTGTTTTATTTGCTTTTTTTATAACGTCCTCAATACATTTGACTATCTGTTTCAGAACAACATCTTTGTTTTCTCCCGTAGAGATACTCAATTTGTCAATGATTTTTCCATTTGCATTTAATATAGCTGTATTGAGATTTGTTCCTCCAAGGTCTACGCCAATTAAAAAAGGTTTGTTCATATTTTCTTATATCTAAAGTGAACGGCAAACTGGATAATAATACAAATAATCATAAAAATTACACACATGGAATATGCTCCGGATGCAGAGAATATTTTTGCTATAATTCCGCCCAGAAATGTTCCCAGCAAGCTTCCACTGGCTAATATCGCTTCATGAAAACCTGTTTTTTCGCTTTTTTCGCTTCGCGCTTGTGAACTGTAAAATAAACTTGAAGAAT
Proteins encoded in this window:
- a CDS encoding ROK family protein translates to MNKPFLIGVDLGGTNLNTAILNANGKIIDKLSISTGENKDVVLKQIVKCIEDVIKKANKTNSEIMGIGIGTPGLVDSEKGIVRGVTNIEGFENVHMKEYVEVALDIPTFIDNDVNAMAYGELKCGAARGAKNVICLTLGTGVGGGIIINGGIYRGSSLSAGEIGHIPVNVDGPGCMCGGIACLESYIGRDRIIKRTIEKLMQRKESIIPKLVEGDMKKVTPKIVYEAAAVGDMLAIEIWKETAQYLATALTGIINFLDPEIIVIGGGIANAGKYLFDPLRDMIKERVFPFLAEKIQIVHTQLGEEAGIIGSAMLAKDSIIYL